GGCCGGAGCGCACTTTACGCCAAAGTAAGGGGGATAAATTAAAGCCAACTAAGTAATCTAGGGCACTACGTGCCTGCTGAGCATTCACCAGATCGCTATCAATATCGCGTGGATTAGCCACGGCATTGAGAACAGCGGTTTCGGTAATTTCATGAAATACCACCCGCTTAAAAGTGCGACTAGCCGTCAGTAGCTTTTTAGAGCGCAATATTTCCATGATATGCCAAGAAATAGCTTCACCTTCGCGGTCCGGATCGGTTGCCAGAAAGATGTTAGTAGATTCTTTAACGGCGGCAACCAGTGCATCGACGTGTTTTTTATTACGCTCGATCACCTGATACTTCATTTTAAAGTCATTCTCGGTATCTACCGAGCCGTCCTTTCTAACCAAACCACGGACGTGACCATAGGAAGCAAGGATCTGGAAATCCTTACCAAGATATTTCAGCAGCGTTTTCGCCTTGGACGGCGACTCGACGATCAATAGATTCGCGGGCATGGGTCCCCGGTACAGATTATTTTTAGATTAAAGAACTGTCAGCGAGCTCAAGTGTTTTACACATAAAAACTGATCTCAGCCAACAACAGATAGTCAGTGTTTCAAGGCGTAGCCAAAAAGATAAACTCTCTGGATATAGCAGGAAATCGGATGGAGCATGCTTTTAAAAAAGCGGTTCAACAAATGCTTACGCCCTACTCAGGCCACCCGCTGATAGCGGCTACCAGGCAGGGCGACAATGCAACCTTCTAGCTCCAAGGTCAACAGCATCGCGGATAGCCTGTCTGTCGTCAAGCCGCTGCGCTGTGACAATGTCTCAATGTCCACAGGGTCAAAGCCCATATTTTGTAAAAAAGGACTACTTTTTGATGCACGTTTTGGCACGCTTGCACCTTGAGGCGAATCCCATGCCAGCTCAGATAAAACATCTTCGCTTGATTCAACCAATTTTGCCCCCTGCTTAATCAGCAGATGACAGCCCCGAGCCAATGGCGAGTGAATTGAGCCTGGAATTGCCAGCACCTCTCTCCCTATATCTGCGGCCTGTTTCGCCGTTATCAAGGAGCCACTACCCACACTGGCTTCTACCACCAAGCAACCTAAGCCTAAAGCGGCGATCATACGGTTGCGTCTAGGAAAATGTTCAGCCTTAGGTGGGCTACCCAAAGCCAGCTCAGAAATAATCGTGCCCTGCTCGGCAATACAGTGGGCTAATTCACGATTGCTGGCAGGGTAAACCCGATCTAATCCAGTACCGACTACAGCAATAGTGGAGCCAGCCGCAGCTAAACCACCACGATGCGCTGCCGCATCAATCCCCGCCGCCAAGCCGCTAACTACGGTCAATCCCGCAGCACTAAAGCATTGTGCAAATTGCTCAGCGTTTTCTATACCCTGAGGGCTGGCACTACGGCTTCCTACAATGGATAAGGCAGGCGTGGACAATAAATCCAGCCTGCCTTTTACATAAATTAAAGTAGGTGCATCGGGTAAATCAAGCAAGCGCTGTGGATAAGCAGCATCGGCCAAAGAAATAAGCGTATTGCCCTCCTCAAGTTGCCACGCCAATGTTTGCTCAAGCGTGGCTTCCAGCTGGCTGTGATCGATCTCTAGCCAAGCGCGCAAAACGGTGGGGGCGAGCACTTCGGCCAGCTCAGCCTCTTTGGCCACCAGCGCTGCCTCTGGCGTTCCAAAGCGGGCCAAAAGCGCAAGCTGCTTTCTTGGCCCAACTTTATAAACTGTGGTGAAGCGCAGCCAAAGCCGCACTTCATCCTTATCCATCAAGGCGTTTTAACCTCGTCCCCCACATTCACCGATCGAGTACTATCAAGCACAAGGCCGTAGGCAAATTCAGGGAATACACGGTAAATAAATAAATTACCGTTTTTTTCAATTGGCGTGAAACGATCAGGCTCATTACTGCTTTCCTTACGAATCAAACGGCCAGCTTTGTAATTAAAAAATACGCTCCCAACATCTACACCATGTTGTGAACCACGGTTAATCACCACCGTCGTAAGCGGGCCAGCTTCTGCCACTCCACCATAAGAAGTCACAATCCGACCGCTAACTGGCAGCTCAGGAACATGCGGCACATAATTAATAAAGGGTGCTTCGTTCGCGCGAATTAAGCGGCTGCCGACCAGAATTTCTTCTTTAGAAGAAGTCAGGCGAAGTGTTGCCACATCACCCGTTACCTCTAATCTTGCGTCGCCTAAGTAATCGACTTGATGGCCAATCACGCGTTTTTTCTCTGGATCATCAGGATCAATCAGGTTTTTACCGTCTCTAAATACCTGCCAGTTATCCCCTACCTCACCCTCTAATCCAACGGCAAAGACATTATCGCCACTGGCAAAAATAACACGCTCATCCGGACCAGCGGCAATCCGCGGGGCAGCAGCAAAGCTCTCGTTATCAATAACCAGTGGCTTGCTAAGGAAAGGACTAATGGCCGACATAGGGATACTTGGCGTAGCCCCATCAGCCAAAGAAGTGAAGCGAATGCTCGGCGATAACTTGCCTGAAGCAGAATTGCTCCCTGCTGTTTTTTCGTTCTTAAGCAAGCGCAGACGCGGCACGCCACTGCTGTTATCCAACAAAACCACATCACCCGGATAAATCCAGTGTGGGTTTTTAATTTCCGTTTTGTTTAGTTGCCAAATTTCAGGCCAACGCCACGGCGTTTTTAAAAAATGCCCTGAAATACTCCAAAGCGTATCGCCCTTTACTACTACGTAACGGTCAGGCGCGTTATCTTGCATGGCGAGGCTATCTGCCAAAGCAGTGCCAGATAAAAGTACACTAGCCCAAAGTAGAGATATAATTGTTTTTCGCATGATGGCGATTTCTCTCCGCCGAGAAAACTGCTAAGCGAAGGCTTGCATGTTTTTTTCGGATTAAGTTGATACTACATATTTTACAGCTATATGCAAAAAATTTGCTTATAGCAATCACCGTACTTACTTGCACAGACTAACTATGGCCATTCTAAACATTTTGCACTACCCAGACGACAGGCTTTACACCGTAGCAAAGCCAGTGACTGTATTTGATAGCCACTTACAGCAATTTATCCACGACATGGGTGAAACCATGTATGCCGCCCCAGGAATTGGCTTAGCCGCGACACAAGTTAATACTCACCAACGCATTGTGGTGATTGATATCTCTGAAGATAAAAATAGCCTAATGGCATTGGTAAATCCTGAAATCATTAAGATGGATGGCAAAACCATGTGGGAAGAAGGTTGCCTTTCTGTACCAGGCATCTACGAAGAAGTAGAACGCGCCGAGCGCGTGACCGTTCGCGCTTTTGATGCAAAAGGCAAAATTTTTGAACTAGAAGCCGATGGCTTACTCGCTATTTGCATTCAACATGAATTAGATCACTTAGACGGTAAAGTCTTTGTAGAAAAACTTTCTAAATTAAAGCTTAACCGCATTCTGCAAAAACTTAAAAAAAACCAACGCAAGACTATGTAATCGCCTAGGGCCGCTAAAAAAATGAAAATTATCTTTGCCGGCACGCCGGATTTTGCCGCTTGTGCTCTGCAAGCGCTAATCAATGCGGGCCATGAAATTACTTTAGTGTTAACCCAGCCTGATCGCCCTGCAGGCCGAGGCATGAAGCTCACCGCCTCGCCGGTAAAAGCGCTGGCAGAGAAACATGCTATTGCGGTTTACCAGCCAGAAAAACTTCGCACCGCCGAGCAGCAAGCCCCCGTAGCAGCCATTGAAGCGGATGTGATGATAGTGGCCGCTTACGGGATTATCCTGCCACAAATTGTGCTGGATATGCCAAAGCTTGGCTGCCTGAATATTCACGGCTCGCTGCTACCGCGTTGGCGTGGCGCTGCGCCTATCCATCGCGCAATTTTAGCAGGGGATACGACAACGGGCATCACCATTATGCAAATGAACGCAGGGCTAGATACGGGAGAGATGCTGTCGATCCATACCACCCCTATTAATGCCACGGACACCACCGCCAGCTTGCACGACAAGCTGGCGACGCTAGGTGCTGAGGCCATCGTGGCTGCTCTGAAAGATTTGCCCGCATTACAGCAAACACGCCAAGTGCAGCCCGAAGCTGGGGTGAGCTATGCAGAGAAACTGCGTAAAGAAGAATCTCAAATCAATTGGCAAAAACCCGCCACCGAACTGGATCGAATGATTCGTGCATTTAACCCCTTTCCTACAGCGCAAACCTTGTTTGACGGGCTGGCACTCAAGATTTGGCAAGCTCAGGTTAACAGCGAAAACGGCCCAGCCGGAACCATCCTTAAGACCAATAAAGACGGTATCTTAGTCGCATGTGGGCAAGGATCTTTACTGATCACCGAGCTGCAAAAAGCGGGTAGCAAGCGTGTTGCTGCCAGTGCGTTTTTAGTGGGGAACGCCATTGAGGTGGGGCAAAAGCTAGGCTGATAGCCACAAGCACACCCTGTAAATCCCCCTATTTGTTCACATCTTGCATAAGGATTGAATTTTCTCAAAGAAACATCATCTTATGGAGATTGAATCGGTTTTTTGGAGAAAAAAATATGAACAACTGGCTAAAAACCACTATTTTGATGGCGGGCATTATCGCCCTTTTTGCCATGATCGGCGGCATAATTGGGGGCAAAAGCGGCATGCTGCTGGCGCTGCTATTTGGCGGCGGGATGAATGTGTGGGCTTATTGGAATTCCGACAAAATGGTGTTGCGTATGTACAACGCTCACCCCGTCGATGCCCATACCGCGCCAGAGCTTTACGGCATGGTCGAAGAACTAGCCAGAAATGCTGGCCTGCCTATGCCTAAAGTGTATGTGATTGACGAAGATCAACCGAATGCTTTTGCTACCGGCCGAGATCCAGAACACGCCGCCGTTGCAGCCACCACTGGCATTATGCGGGTGCTATCTTATCGTGAATTACGCGGCGTAATGGCGCATGAGCTGGCACACATTCAGCACCGCGATATTTTAATCTCCACCATTTCAGCCACCATGGCAGGGGCAATCTCCGCCTTAGCTAACTTTGCGATGTTTTTTGGCGGCAGAGATGAAAATGGCCGAGCCATGAACCCAATTGCAGGGATTGCCTTAGCCATTTTGGCCCCTATTGCAGCGTCTCTTATTCAAATGGCCATCTCCCGCGCCCGCGAGTTTGAAGCAGATGCAGGCGGCGCACGGATCTCTGGCGACCCACTAGCACTGGCCGATGCCCTACAAAAAATAGAGAGCCATGCACGCGGTATTCCAATGCAAGCCGCCGAAGAGCATCCAGCCACCGCACAAATGATGATTATCAACCCGCTGATTGGTGGTGGATTATCCGACTTATTTAGAACTCACCCACAAACTGCAGAGCGCATTGCCAGATTGCATGCCATTGCGCGGGGATAATTTCTAGAGTGCTTTTTTCCTTAGGTAGTTTCAGCCCCATATGCACTAAAAAAGTTACATAGAACCTCAAAGTGTGTGAAATGGCGCTCAACCTTGAATACAGAGGGCACGGAAAAAGACGCAAAACTTTATTTCCTCAGTGAACCGTATGCCCTCCGTAATTTAAGTTTTAACCCTCTGATTCATGGCATTACTTTCACTTAGCTCACTGGGGGTAAAACCCATCTTTTTTAGCCTTTGATACCTTCTGGCGGGTTTCACCCGTCCTACGCGATTCGCAATACCCAGAGGTTTGCAAATCGCCGCCTCACATTTAAAGAGAATATTTTGTTAGCCACTCAAAAATTTGCCAGCCGTATTGTTGCCAGCGTGCTTGCTGGCCAGAATCTAAACGAAGCTTTGAACAAGGTTTGGCGTGAAGACCCCAGCCTGCTACCTCGGCAAAAAGGTGCCATTCAAGATGTTAGCTACGGCACATTGCGCCAGCTGGGCCTAATTGAAAGCATCCTTAAGCCGCTATTGCAAAAACCTTTACACGAGCCTGAACTAAAAGCACTGCTATTGGTTGCCATTTACCAGCTGCAATTTAGCCGCGCCGCAGCGCACGCCATTGTGGATCACGCCGTTACGGTGGCGACACAAACCGGAGCAGGTCATGGCAAAGGCTTAGTCAACGGCGTATTGCGTAATTTCTTGCGCCAAAAAAATGATCTATTCAACATGGCGCAAAACAGCGAATACGGCCAGTACTCACATCCCGCTTGGTGGATTTCGGCCATGCGCAAAACTTACCCAAAACAATGGCGTAATATTTTGCTAGCCAATAATCAACATCCCCCTATGACCCTGCGGGTTAATCTCAACAAAACCACCGCCGCTGACTATCTTGCACTGCTGGCGCTTGATGAGATTGGCGCTAGCTCTAGCGATGGCCTATCGATTCAATTGCAAAGCCCTGTAGGTGTAGATCGTTTGCCACACTTTTTTGATGGCTGGGTATCGGTACAAGATTTAGGTGCGCAATATGCCGCCCGCATTTTAGACATTCAAGATGGGCAGCGTATACTTGATGCCTGTGCCGCACCTGGAGGCAAAAGTGGCCATATTTTAGAGCTGAAAAAAGTGGCTTTAACCGCCGTTGATAATGATGCAATCCGCCTAAGACGCGTGCAAGAAAACCTTGATAGGCTAGAACAAACCGCCACGCTGGTGCTTGGAGATGCAGGTCAACCAGACACTTGGTGGGACGGTCAGCTATTTGATCGCATCCTTGCCGATGTGCCTTGCTCGGCCTCTGGCGTGGTTCGTCGCCACCCAGACATTAAATGGCTGCGCCGCAGCGGCGATTTTGCCGGATTTGCCCTCCAACAAACCCAAATGCTCGATGCCCTTTGGCCACTCGTAGCGCCGGGCGGCAAACTCCTGTACGCTACCTGCTCTGTTTTTGCCGCGGAAAATACCGAGGCTGTGAGCGCATTTTCCGCTCGCCATGCCAACGCAAAACAACTCCCTTTACCCGACTTCATCCCTGCAGATGGTCAGCTTTTGCCTACACCGGAACATGATGGCTTTTTCTACGCCCTTTTTACTAAAACGGCCTAAACGCCATAGCTTGCGTTTGATACCATGCTGAAACCCAGCTTGGTTGCCGCCTCTCATCTGCAAGGCCAGCACCTGTTAAAGCTGGCTTTGTTTTGCATGGTTTGGCTCTGCTGCACCATGACGATTGTCGGCAACGTCTGGGCCGATGCTGGCGAGATTAAAGCGCAAAAAGTAGAAGCGAGCTTTGGCGATAATCGGATCGAGATCGCGGCTCGCTTTGATATATCGCTCTCCGATGATTTACAAGAAGCCCTTAAAAATGGCTTGTCGCTGAGCTTTGTCTACGAATTTCAACTGACTCGCCCACGCATCTATTCTTGGTATCGGCAAGTGGCCGATGGCTTTGGTCCCAATTCCTCACTGAGCTATCAATTGTCTTACCACGCACTTAGCCGACAATATCGGCTTCACGTTGGTAGCTTTTACCGAAATTTTCAAAATATTAACGAAGCGCTCGCCGCACTCGGCATTGTGCGCAATTGGGGCGTGCTTTACGACAGCAGTATTGCCCGTGATAAAGGCGGAGAATTTGCAGGTAAAGTACGCTTAAAGCTTGATCGATCGCGCCTACCTAAAACCTATCAGTTGACCGCATTTGGCCATGAAGAATGGCAGCTAGAATCGCCATGGATAGAGTTCACTAAGGTACGCGAAGAAGCCAGCAGCAATGAATAAACCCAAACTTCTGCTACTGGCCTCTCTGGGGACCATTCTTATTTTTTTACTTGCCACGGCCAGTGGTAATACCTCCGCTTTTGCCCAGTATTACGGCCTGCTACTGGTACTCAATTTATTGCTACTGAGTAGCCTGCTGTTTTTAGTCAGCTTTCGCCTCATTAATCTCATTAAAAAAGTCCGTGCCAAAGTATTTGGCTCTCGGCTTACCCTCAGAATGGTGTTGATGTTTGCCTTGGTAGCCGTGTTACCAGGCACGCTGGTTTACACCCTTTCTGTACAGTTCTTAAATCGTAGTATTGAAAATTGGTTTGATGTACGCGTCGATCATGCACTTGATCGCGGGCTGAACTTAGGCCATAACGCCATTGACTACCAGCTCAATGATTTAGTCCGCAAAGCCACAGTGATTGCGCTCGATATTAGCGATGATAGCAGCGCTGGGATGCTCTCGAGGCTAGGGCGTTGGCGTGAGCAAACCGGCGTGCAAGAGCTGTCTTTATTTGATGAGTCTGGCCATACCTTGGCGCATATTGGGGGTGAAAACGCCAGCTTATTCCCCATTCAGCCTGAACGCACCCAGCTACGCCAAGCAATGCGTGGCCCATTTAAAGTCATCGAACCTCATGCCGACCAAGGTCTCAGCATGCGGGTACTGGTGGCCGTGCGGGGCAGTAATTTTGGTGAGCGCACCCGCCTCTTGCAACTCATTCAGCCCGTCCCCAAACAACTGGCCGCTGATGCCGAGCTGGTTGAAAAAGTACGCAGCGATTACAAACAGCTCTCGCAATCTAGGCGAGGACTTAAACTTATTTACAGCTTAACCCTTACCCTAGCCCTCTTAATGGCCTTGCTGGGCGCGCTGGCCCTCGCCATTTACCTATCTAATAAGTTAGCCGCCCCGCTTTCGGTCTTGGCCGAGGGCACACGTGCTGTTGCCGCTGGGGATTACTCACAGATGCAGCCCGTCATCAGCCGCGATGAGCTAGGAATACTGACGCACTCCTTTAACCGCATGACACGACAGCTTTCTGAAGCACGCAGCACCCTTGAAACCCACCAAGCCGAACAAGCAGCCGGCAGAGCCCACCTTGGGGCTATTTTGGGATCTCTTTCGGCGGGTGTATTATCGTTTGACGATGCTTGGCGGCTCCGCTCTTCTAACCAAAGTGCCTTAAGAATTTTAGGAATAGACCCAGAAAGAATTGGCGAAGAATCGCTTTCAAACTGGCATTTAATCTACCCAGCACTTACACCATTTTGTGCTCAGGTCGCAGATAGATTACTATCAGAGCAAGATCAGTGGCAACATCAGTTAGAATTAGCAAATACGAAGCGGGTTTTACATGTACGTGGAACCCGTTTGCTAGATCAACAAGATTCATCGCACACGGGTTTTGTGGTGGTATTTGATGATATTACCGAACTCCTTTCCGCGCAGCGTGATGCGGCTTGGGGTGAGGTAGCCAGGCGTTTAGCGCATGAAATTAAAAACCCGCTCACGCCCATTCAGCTCGCCGCAGAACGTATGGAACATAAGCTTGCTGGTAAACTAGATACGGCCAGTGCCGAGCTTTTATCACGAAATACTCAAACCATTGTGCGCCAAGTTGGGGCACTTAAAGATATGGTGGATGCGTTCCGTGATTATGCACGGCAACCGAGCGGCAAGAAAAAGCCACTCGATTTTCAACAGCTGTTAACTGAAATTTTAGTGCTCTATGAAGCCTCACCCTTGATCTTAAAACAGATGAGTCATGAGCCTTTAATCGTGCTTGGCGACGCTACCCAGCTACGTCAAGTGATCCATAACCTCTTACAAAATGCTCAAGATGCCATCACTGGGCATGAAAATTCCGAAAATCCAAATCGGATTTGCCTTAAGATGGAAAAAAACGAGCGATTTGCAAGCTTAACCGTATCAGATAGCGGCAGTGGTTTCCCTGCAGAAATCCTGCCTCGGGTATTTGAGCCCTATATAACCACCAAGATAAAGGGGACAGGGTTAGGTTTAGCCATTGTAAAAAAAATAATCGAAGAACATCAGGGCCGAATACAGGCCGGCAACAGGGATGAAGGTGGCGCTTGGGTAAGAATCGAGCTGCCCCTCGCGGAGGAAGCAATTGGCTAGTCAGGATATTTTGATCGTCGACGACGAAGTCGGCATTCGTGAATTATTGTCAGAAATTCTGCAAGATGAAGGCTATGGCATTGTTTTAGCCGAAAATGCAGAAGCTGCTCGCAAAATCAGAAATCAATCTCAGCCACGCTTGGTGCTATTGGATATCTGGATGCCAGATACCGATGGAATCACTTTGCTTAAAGAATGGTCGCGAAATGGTCAGCTCACCATGCCTGTGGTGATGATGTCTGGCCACGCTACGATTGATACGGCAGTGGAAGCGACCCGTATTGGCGCGCTTGATTTCTTAGAAAAGCCAATTGGTTTACAAAAACTATTGGCCACGGTAAAGCGTGCACTTTCTTTACCTAGCGAAGTAGCTCCGCGTGCGCCAACGTTAGAGCGCTTAGGCTCAGGGCAGGCAATTCAAGAATTGCAGGCCACCTTAAGCCCATTACGCGGTAAAACTGGCCCAGTCTTATTGCTAGGTTTACCTGGCGTTGGCTTTGAGCATTGTGCTCGCTATTTAAATCAAGGTAGTGCGCCGTTTATTTCGCCGCCTTCGAATGAAGACTTAGCGCAAGCACCACAAGAGCTACTCAATAAAGCCACAGGTGGGATATTATTTCTACGAGATTTAGCTTGGCTAGATCGCCGTGCACAGCTTGGTTTAAAAAGCATCCTACCAAAATTGGAAAAACAACGTGTCCGCTTAGTGTGTGCTTCTAGCAAGCCACTGAGTGTTTTAGCGGGGCAAATTGAGCCTGAACTGTTAAATTTTATTTCTCAGCTCAGCATTGCCATCCCCTCTTTATCTGAGCATCGAGAAGATATCCCTGCCTTGGCAGAAAAGCTGCTTAATGACGCCATTGGCATGCACAAGCTAGGGCCACGTTACTTTAGCCCCTTAGCTTTGCAATTATTATCGCGCCAAGATTGGGCCGGTAATCTGGATGAGCTAGCCAATGTGGTAAAAAGCGTAGCAATTACCAGCCGCGATGGTGAAATAGATAGTGCGCCACTGGCCCGCTTACTTTCTCAGTTTTCACCCAATGGCAGCGTACATAGCGAAAACCACAGCCAGCACGCAGCAGGCTTGCCCAATATCGATCTCAGCCTGCCGCTACGTGAGGCTCGTGATCAATTTGAAAAGCTCTATATCGAGCGGCAAATTGATTTGTCTAACGGCAATATGAGTCGTGTGGCAGAAAAAGTGGGGCTAGAGCGCACTCACCTTTACCGTAAGCTGAAGCAACTGGGTATTGCGGTGCCAAAAAAGCAGCGCAGCACTGAGGAAGAGTAATGCCGCTTATCCCCTGTGATATAGACCGCTTAATTGCGAGTGCTGATGAAATCCTTGCATTACAGACTAACGAAAGCCTGCAACTGGCTAAGTTGGCACAAATGCAAGCGCACTCCATTGGCTATATCCAAGGGGAAGTTCGGGCGGGCCTCATTTTCGGCAAA
This genomic interval from Iodobacter fluviatilis contains the following:
- the dprA gene encoding DNA-processing protein DprA; the encoded protein is MDKDEVRLWLRFTTVYKVGPRKQLALLARFGTPEAALVAKEAELAEVLAPTVLRAWLEIDHSQLEATLEQTLAWQLEEGNTLISLADAAYPQRLLDLPDAPTLIYVKGRLDLLSTPALSIVGSRSASPQGIENAEQFAQCFSAAGLTVVSGLAAGIDAAAHRGGLAAAGSTIAVVGTGLDRVYPASNRELAHCIAEQGTIISELALGSPPKAEHFPRRNRMIAALGLGCLVVEASVGSGSLITAKQAADIGREVLAIPGSIHSPLARGCHLLIKQGAKLVESSEDVLSELAWDSPQGASVPKRASKSSPFLQNMGFDPVDIETLSQRSGLTTDRLSAMLLTLELEGCIVALPGSRYQRVA
- a CDS encoding LysM peptidoglycan-binding domain-containing protein, translated to MRKTIISLLWASVLLSGTALADSLAMQDNAPDRYVVVKGDTLWSISGHFLKTPWRWPEIWQLNKTEIKNPHWIYPGDVVLLDNSSGVPRLRLLKNEKTAGSNSASGKLSPSIRFTSLADGATPSIPMSAISPFLSKPLVIDNESFAAAPRIAAGPDERVIFASGDNVFAVGLEGEVGDNWQVFRDGKNLIDPDDPEKKRVIGHQVDYLGDARLEVTGDVATLRLTSSKEEILVGSRLIRANEAPFINYVPHVPELPVSGRIVTSYGGVAEAGPLTTVVINRGSQHGVDVGSVFFNYKAGRLIRKESSNEPDRFTPIEKNGNLFIYRVFPEFAYGLVLDSTRSVNVGDEVKTP
- the def gene encoding peptide deformylase, whose protein sequence is MAILNILHYPDDRLYTVAKPVTVFDSHLQQFIHDMGETMYAAPGIGLAATQVNTHQRIVVIDISEDKNSLMALVNPEIIKMDGKTMWEEGCLSVPGIYEEVERAERVTVRAFDAKGKIFELEADGLLAICIQHELDHLDGKVFVEKLSKLKLNRILQKLKKNQRKTM
- the fmt gene encoding methionyl-tRNA formyltransferase produces the protein MKIIFAGTPDFAACALQALINAGHEITLVLTQPDRPAGRGMKLTASPVKALAEKHAIAVYQPEKLRTAEQQAPVAAIEADVMIVAAYGIILPQIVLDMPKLGCLNIHGSLLPRWRGAAPIHRAILAGDTTTGITIMQMNAGLDTGEMLSIHTTPINATDTTASLHDKLATLGAEAIVAALKDLPALQQTRQVQPEAGVSYAEKLRKEESQINWQKPATELDRMIRAFNPFPTAQTLFDGLALKIWQAQVNSENGPAGTILKTNKDGILVACGQGSLLITELQKAGSKRVAASAFLVGNAIEVGQKLG
- the htpX gene encoding zinc metalloprotease HtpX, translated to MNNWLKTTILMAGIIALFAMIGGIIGGKSGMLLALLFGGGMNVWAYWNSDKMVLRMYNAHPVDAHTAPELYGMVEELARNAGLPMPKVYVIDEDQPNAFATGRDPEHAAVAATTGIMRVLSYRELRGVMAHELAHIQHRDILISTISATMAGAISALANFAMFFGGRDENGRAMNPIAGIALAILAPIAASLIQMAISRAREFEADAGGARISGDPLALADALQKIESHARGIPMQAAEEHPATAQMMIINPLIGGGLSDLFRTHPQTAERIARLHAIARG
- the rsmB gene encoding 16S rRNA (cytosine(967)-C(5))-methyltransferase RsmB, with product MLATQKFASRIVASVLAGQNLNEALNKVWREDPSLLPRQKGAIQDVSYGTLRQLGLIESILKPLLQKPLHEPELKALLLVAIYQLQFSRAAAHAIVDHAVTVATQTGAGHGKGLVNGVLRNFLRQKNDLFNMAQNSEYGQYSHPAWWISAMRKTYPKQWRNILLANNQHPPMTLRVNLNKTTAADYLALLALDEIGASSSDGLSIQLQSPVGVDRLPHFFDGWVSVQDLGAQYAARILDIQDGQRILDACAAPGGKSGHILELKKVALTAVDNDAIRLRRVQENLDRLEQTATLVLGDAGQPDTWWDGQLFDRILADVPCSASGVVRRHPDIKWLRRSGDFAGFALQQTQMLDALWPLVAPGGKLLYATCSVFAAENTEAVSAFSARHANAKQLPLPDFIPADGQLLPTPEHDGFFYALFTKTA
- a CDS encoding DUF4390 domain-containing protein — its product is MLKPSLVAASHLQGQHLLKLALFCMVWLCCTMTIVGNVWADAGEIKAQKVEASFGDNRIEIAARFDISLSDDLQEALKNGLSLSFVYEFQLTRPRIYSWYRQVADGFGPNSSLSYQLSYHALSRQYRLHVGSFYRNFQNINEALAALGIVRNWGVLYDSSIARDKGGEFAGKVRLKLDRSRLPKTYQLTAFGHEEWQLESPWIEFTKVREEASSNE
- a CDS encoding sensor histidine kinase, which translates into the protein MNKPKLLLLASLGTILIFLLATASGNTSAFAQYYGLLLVLNLLLLSSLLFLVSFRLINLIKKVRAKVFGSRLTLRMVLMFALVAVLPGTLVYTLSVQFLNRSIENWFDVRVDHALDRGLNLGHNAIDYQLNDLVRKATVIALDISDDSSAGMLSRLGRWREQTGVQELSLFDESGHTLAHIGGENASLFPIQPERTQLRQAMRGPFKVIEPHADQGLSMRVLVAVRGSNFGERTRLLQLIQPVPKQLAADAELVEKVRSDYKQLSQSRRGLKLIYSLTLTLALLMALLGALALAIYLSNKLAAPLSVLAEGTRAVAAGDYSQMQPVISRDELGILTHSFNRMTRQLSEARSTLETHQAEQAAGRAHLGAILGSLSAGVLSFDDAWRLRSSNQSALRILGIDPERIGEESLSNWHLIYPALTPFCAQVADRLLSEQDQWQHQLELANTKRVLHVRGTRLLDQQDSSHTGFVVVFDDITELLSAQRDAAWGEVARRLAHEIKNPLTPIQLAAERMEHKLAGKLDTASAELLSRNTQTIVRQVGALKDMVDAFRDYARQPSGKKKPLDFQQLLTEILVLYEASPLILKQMSHEPLIVLGDATQLRQVIHNLLQNAQDAITGHENSENPNRICLKMEKNERFASLTVSDSGSGFPAEILPRVFEPYITTKIKGTGLGLAIVKKIIEEHQGRIQAGNRDEGGAWVRIELPLAEEAIG
- a CDS encoding sigma-54-dependent transcriptional regulator, translating into MASQDILIVDDEVGIRELLSEILQDEGYGIVLAENAEAARKIRNQSQPRLVLLDIWMPDTDGITLLKEWSRNGQLTMPVVMMSGHATIDTAVEATRIGALDFLEKPIGLQKLLATVKRALSLPSEVAPRAPTLERLGSGQAIQELQATLSPLRGKTGPVLLLGLPGVGFEHCARYLNQGSAPFISPPSNEDLAQAPQELLNKATGGILFLRDLAWLDRRAQLGLKSILPKLEKQRVRLVCASSKPLSVLAGQIEPELLNFISQLSIAIPSLSEHREDIPALAEKLLNDAIGMHKLGPRYFSPLALQLLSRQDWAGNLDELANVVKSVAITSRDGEIDSAPLARLLSQFSPNGSVHSENHSQHAAGLPNIDLSLPLREARDQFEKLYIERQIDLSNGNMSRVAEKVGLERTHLYRKLKQLGIAVPKKQRSTEEE